A single window of Drosophila suzukii chromosome 3, CBGP_Dsuzu_IsoJpt1.0, whole genome shotgun sequence DNA harbors:
- the LOC108019418 gene encoding protein split ends, translated as MQLLWEPRSVQWKIAILIIALVFDVSCIRNGNGDEQQISVKLKNFFPSEQVAEGQNPTETSARVTSGGGFRPSQMLDFTPSDVMPQGGFNRYPPSYLEPNYRHEVPNSLGQQAASDKQFSFPQESHPVFQSTPLPTTPVVSYLDPYTQQNYRYTPTPPSIIQYQREQPAQDDQVYTVQSSLLVGNHQQNHQRPGHVEDVYLKRPGYVFDESPAPSYRRPTRPPPSLPPPPTTASHKISYDSHDYPPPSYAAEQTSNFVPQQPKQRPLYQRQDTNANREGGGGGGSGGVGGPPSKGSSNYANNFDNYSQRPNPQQTQIQHPNQIQPQFSNYQYNPQNGGPGGLAGGAGGPGSGLPQRPRPGHNYYEYQIGEIPPPQSQHFQQPQQQFNYRPATQSPGGGGGSGGGVGGGLATLASLYAPQFTNLLLGGGGSSSPSASSQSASPLGSLLGAFTGTQGAGQQSGGLGGGRPPNTQLIRALENIARNDDLQCVPKVLCQMIAGQTLRGQLPGFVTSPAITNFLAGFPVASPALIYGRAALLGLSGGERSCIQTYAKCPKNDMEIIHYLNNHRGGFFKFFSEPEETTVASQQSDGGSGSLFSILSALTGGGGGGGGQSYTTPRPVPRPTQRPSTDIASGIGSFFTQVLSEYLNGVEYQRRRRRRSLNMDDDFHDEEDNLDTQTSQLVKFQDDEEEEAAKAHTELIGVLQFPEDEGESRVINFKDIQSEEQHEEGAVRFPDATPADVIRDFNRDAAQRKLKFPQDQDEPSANVRKAKNLSFMDGWKVVLPNGLSQSDLGEDKRRGKRIVFRDTNEHQDDQRLQEEQFREAELREERILEEQLREQQIREEIRQQHVREEQLRNDQIREEELREDRIRKEQLQIQLIREAQNNQQSFKEDTPPPNAVYEDAAPPQRGARVIFPDHYEQHIRKGKILNRPTYAPTYEYNEVGEAKEDRLVVSDEHRPHNHYRLEGGFNSLNYGEYMPGNMIRFENPTNDRPHYNYPNANYISDNRYGSSQNQKPQYEDDKNIYVTNSQGVNEYFIRPDGSKVYLKTG; from the exons ATGCAATTGCTATGGGAGCCGCGAAGTGTGCAATGGAAAATTGCAATTCTAATTATCGCATTAGTCTTCGACGTGTCGTGCATAAGAAATGGCAACGG TGACGAACAGCAGATATCCGTGAAGTTGAAAAACTTCTTTCCCTCGGAACAGGTAGCCGAGGGACAGAATCCCACGGAAACTTCCGCCAGAGTGACTTCGGGCGGAGGATTTAGACCCTCCCAAATGCTGGACTTTACGCCCTCGGATGTGATGCCCCAAGGCGGCTTCAATCGCTATCCCCCCAGCTATTTGGAACCGAACTACAGACACGAAGTTCCCAACTCTCTGGGACAGCAGGCGGCATCGGACAAGCAGTTCTCCTTTCCCCAGGAATCACATCCGGTTTTTCAGAGCACTCCGCTGCCCACAACGCCGGTAGTAAGCTACCTGGATCCGTATACCCAGCAGAACTATCGCTATACGCCCACCCCGCCTTCCATAATTCAATATCAACGGGAGCAGCCGGCTCAAGACGACCAGGTCTACACCGTACAGTCATCCCTGCTGGTGGGCAATCACCAGCAGAACCACCAACGTCCTGGCCACGTGGAGGATGTGTATCTGAAGCGACCCGGCTACGTCTTCGACGAGAGCCCAGCCCCCTCGTACCGGCGACCCACAAGGCCACCGCCTTCGCtaccaccaccacccaccaccgcCTCGCACAAAATCTCCTATGATAGCCATGATTACCCACCGCCCAGCTATGCGGCCGAGCAGACCTCCAATTTCGTGCCCCAGCAGCCAAAGCAGCGACCACTGTACCAACGCCAAGACACCAATGCAAATCGAGAGGGAGGAGGTGGAGGTGGGTCGGGCGGAGTGGGTGGTCCACCATCTAAAGGCTCGTCTAATTATGCAAACAACTTTGATAATTATTCGCAGCGGCCGAACCCACAGCAGACTCAGATACAGCATCCCAACCAG ATTCAGCCGCAGTTCTCCAACTATCAATACAACCCCCAGAATGGAGGACCTGGAGGTCTCgcaggaggagcaggaggtcCAGGATCTGGACTACCCCAGCGACCCAGACCGGGACATAATTACTACGAGTACCAAATTGGCGAGATACCGCCACCGCAGTCCCAGCACTTccagcagccgcagcagcagttCAACTATCGTCCTGCCACTCAGTCACCGGGTGGAGGTGGTGGCTCCGGGGGCGGAGTGGGCGGTGGTCTGGCCACCCTGGCCTCGCTGTATGCACCACAATTTACGAATCTCCTCCTGGGGGGCGGTGGCTCCTCTTCCCCCTCCGCCTCCTCGCAGTCGGCCAGCCCATTAGGCAGTCTCCTCGGCGCTTTCACCGGCACACAAGGAGCAGGACAGCAATCCGGGGGCCTGGGAGGAGGACGACCGCCCAACACACAACTCATTAGGGCACTGGAGAACATCGCTCGCAACGACGATTTGCAGTGCGTGCCCAAGGTGCTCTGCCAGATGATTGCCGGTCAAACGTTACGTGGCCAATTGCCCGGATTCGTTACCTCCCCGGCCATAACCAA TTTTCTCGCTGGATTCCCTGTGGCATCGCCTGCCTTGATTTACGGAAGAGCTGCTCTACTTGGTTTAAGTGGGGGCGAGCGAAGTTGCATCCAGACCTACGCGAAGTGTCCCAAAAATGAT ATGGAAATCATTCACTATTTGAACAACCATCGCGGCGGATTCTTCAAATTCTTCAGTGAGCCGGAGGAGACGACTGTGGCTTCTCAGCAATCGGATGGCGGCTCAGGATCCTTGTTTAGCATCCTGTCAGCTTTAACAGGgggtggaggaggaggtggaggcCAAAGTTATACCACTCCACGACCCGTGCCCCGACCCACTCAGAGACCCTCCACGGATATAGCCAGCGGCATCGGTAGCTTCTTCACCCAAGTGCTTTCCGAATACCTGAATGGTGTAGAGTACCAAAGgagaaggaggaggaggagtctCAATATGGACGATGACTTCCATGACGAAGAGGACAATCTGGACACCCAAACGAGCCAGCTGGTGAAGTTTCAGGATGACGAGGAAGAGGAAGCAGCCAAGGCCCATACAGAACTCATAGGTGTACTACAGTTTCCCGAAGATGAAGGCGAGAGTCGGGTGATCAACTTTAAGGACATTCAAAGTGAGGAACAGCACGAAGAAGGAGCTGTACGTTTTCCGGATGCCACGCCAGCTGATGTCATCCGTGATTTCAACCGCGATGCTGCCCAAAGAAAGCTTAAATTTCCCCAGGATCAAGATGAACCATCCGCTAATGTAAGAAAAGCCAAGAACCTATCTTTTATGGATGGCTGGAAAGTTGTCCTGCCAAATGGCCTTTCACAATCTGACTTGGGCGAGGATAAAAGAAGAGGAAAGAGGATTGTGTTTAGGGACACCAATGAGCATCAGGATGATCAGAGGTTGCAAGAGGAGCAATTCAGAGAAGCTGAACTGAGAGAAGAAAGAATCTTGGAGGAACAACTTAGGGAACAACAGATAAGAGAAGAAATTAGACAGCAACATGTCCGGGAAGAACAATTGAGAAATGACCAAATCCGGGAAGAGGAGCTACGAGAAGATCGAATCCGTAAGGAACAGCTGCAGATCCAGCTCATCCGAGAGGCGCAAAATAACCAACAGTCCTTCAAAGAAGACACTCCTCCTCCAAATGCAGTCTATGAGGATGCAGCTCCTCCGCAGCGAGGGGCTCGGGTTATATTTCCCGATCACTATGAACAGCACATTCGGAAGGGCAAGATCCTGAATCGACCTACCTATGCACCCACCTACGAATATAATGAGGTGGGAGAAGCCAAGGAGGATAGACTGGTGGTGAGCGATGAGCATAGGCCCCACAACCACTACCGATTAGAGGGTGGATTCAACTCCCTCAACTACGGAGAGTATATGCCAGGGAACATGATTCGCTTTGAAAATCCCACAAATGACAGACCCCATTATAACTATCCAAATGCAAACTACATCAGCGATAATCGATATGGCAGTAGTCAAAATCAAAAGCCCCAATACGAAGAtgacaaaaatatatatgttacCAACTCGCAGGGGGTCAACGAGTACTTTATCCGTCCCGATGGGAGTAAAGTGTATCTTAAGACAGGTTAG
- the LOC108019386 gene encoding uncharacterized protein, with the protein MNLRYICTVTLVPTLCVLLVLLLEFVEEGLAQSSDPLFELPVQLVGFPVIVLSVRLSQFAKKLAYSLSPSTYRSRSRRDTTHPLALDAELAQKQIIAEFGPQACILEEPCRVHASRHSSSSERRLPGDGRAKPHAAWSEVLRNYKVQSGVSGMKQWYLLSLFIGDAVRDVPLCKHLAKRMPCPGVGPLPPPQPR; encoded by the exons ATGAATCTGCGGTATATCTGCACAGTAACTCTTGTGCCGACGCTTTGCGTGCTGCTGGTACTTCTGCTGGAGTTCGTCGAGGAGGGCCTGGCCCAGAGTTCCGATCCACTGTTCGAACTCCCCGTCCAGCTGGTCGGATTCCCCGTAATCGTGCTCTCCGTCCGACTTTCCCAGTTCGCCAAGAAGCTGGCCTACTCCCTCAGTCCCA GTACATATAGATCTCGCAGCAGAAGAGACACCACCCACCCACTGGCCCTTGATGCTGAGCTGGCCCAAAAGCAGATAATAGCTGAGTTCGGACCTCAAGCCTGCATCCTGGAAGAGCCGTGCCGGGTCCACGCCTCCCGACACTCGAGTAGTAGTGAAAGGCGGTTACCCGGTGATGGAAGGGCAAAGCCACATGCCGCCTGGTCAGAGGTCTTGAG GAACTACAAAGTGCAATCGGGCGTCAGTGGGATGAAACAATGGTACCTGCTGTCCCTGTTCATCGGCGATGCTGTCCGGGATGTGCCGCTCTGCAAGCACCTGGCCAAAAGGATGCCCTGTCCGGGAGTTGGACCTCTGCCGCCGCCCCAACCACGATGA